The Coprobacter tertius genome includes a region encoding these proteins:
- the mnmA gene encoding tRNA 2-thiouridine(34) synthase MnmA: protein MDKKRVLLGMSGGTDSAGAAVLLQKQGFEVIGVTFRFFDADGDTSYLDDAVETARKLNIRHFVYDVREGFKHHIVLYFIREYMSARTPVPCIRCNNTFKWPLLVKIADELDIFYIATGHYVQSVEIEGKIYIHTGTDKDKDQSFFLWGLGNEILRRAIFPLGNMYKAEVRELVRTAGLERISIRKDSLGICFCKGNYRLFLKENVQSGKILPGFFEDEQGKILGKHKGYPFYTVGQRRGLGLNLNRPMYVKELDQANNRVILAPLQNMYKTRIYLKNVHYISQSDFLDNSPVVCKIRYRKQQSSCIVNLLDGQCAIVELLDPEHSVAPGQAAAFYRGEVLLGGGIINYSE from the coding sequence ATGGATAAAAAACGGGTCTTGTTAGGAATGAGCGGGGGTACCGATAGTGCAGGAGCAGCCGTTCTTCTTCAGAAACAGGGATTCGAGGTAATAGGGGTGACATTCCGGTTTTTCGATGCCGATGGTGATACGTCTTATCTCGATGACGCCGTCGAAACAGCCCGTAAACTTAACATTCGACATTTTGTATATGATGTGCGCGAAGGATTCAAGCATCATATCGTTTTATACTTCATTCGCGAATATATGTCGGCACGAACTCCGGTTCCATGTATTCGTTGTAATAATACGTTTAAATGGCCTTTACTCGTTAAAATTGCCGATGAATTGGATATATTTTATATTGCGACCGGTCATTATGTGCAGAGTGTCGAGATAGAAGGGAAAATATATATTCATACCGGAACCGATAAAGATAAGGATCAATCCTTTTTTTTGTGGGGATTGGGAAATGAGATTCTCCGGCGTGCGATTTTCCCATTGGGGAATATGTATAAAGCTGAGGTACGAGAATTAGTCCGTACTGCTGGTCTCGAGCGTATTTCTATTCGGAAAGATAGTTTGGGAATTTGTTTTTGTAAAGGTAATTATCGTCTTTTTCTAAAAGAAAATGTACAATCCGGAAAGATTCTCCCTGGTTTTTTTGAAGATGAACAGGGTAAAATATTAGGGAAACACAAAGGGTATCCTTTTTATACGGTCGGACAACGTAGGGGATTGGGGTTGAATCTTAATCGCCCTATGTATGTAAAAGAATTAGATCAGGCTAATAATCGCGTAATTTTAGCTCCTTTACAAAATATGTATAAGACTCGTATTTATTTGAAAAACGTACATTATATCTCACAATCAGATTTTCTTGATAATAGTCCGGTTGTGTGCAAAATACGTTATCGTAAACAGCAAAGTTCTTGTATTGTAAATCTTCTCGATGGGCAATGCGCTATTGTAGAATTGCTGGATCCCGAACACTCGGTAGCACCCGGTCAGGCAGCTGCATTTTATAGGGGTGAAGTATTGTTGGGGGGCGGTATTATCAATTATTCAGAATAA
- a CDS encoding HAD family hydrolase: MGTKLKTIIFDADDTLWENEIFFRESEKKFCKLLGDFAPPHKVIETLLESEMSTLNIYGYGIKGFVLCMIRTALQLCGEGLTATMTREIIEIGNRQLKHPVKVYDGVKETLEFLHGRYDLLLATKGDPTDQNRKIEASGLQHYFSHIEIMPDKKIDNYKSLANRTGIEIKTTAMVGNSLRSDILPVLELGGYGIYIPCQETWAHEIAEKPAKSNRFFELDSIKELIKVI; the protein is encoded by the coding sequence ATGGGAACAAAATTAAAAACAATTATTTTCGATGCAGACGATACTTTATGGGAAAATGAAATCTTTTTTCGTGAATCGGAAAAAAAATTCTGTAAATTATTAGGTGATTTCGCACCTCCTCATAAAGTCATCGAAACATTACTGGAATCGGAAATGAGCACATTAAATATATATGGTTATGGAATAAAGGGATTTGTTCTGTGTATGATACGTACAGCCCTTCAATTATGTGGAGAGGGACTTACCGCAACTATGACACGGGAAATCATAGAGATCGGTAACCGGCAACTCAAACATCCGGTAAAAGTATATGACGGAGTAAAGGAGACTCTTGAGTTTTTGCATGGCCGTTATGATTTACTGTTGGCAACAAAGGGTGACCCAACAGATCAGAATAGAAAAATCGAAGCTTCGGGATTACAACACTATTTCTCTCACATCGAAATAATGCCCGATAAAAAAATAGATAACTATAAATCTTTAGCTAACCGTACCGGTATCGAAATTAAGACGACCGCTATGGTTGGGAATTCTTTACGATCGGATATTTTACCGGTACTCGAACTCGGTGGATACGGTATTTATATCCCTTGCCAGGAAACATGGGCACATGAAATTGCCGAGAAGCCGGCCAAATCAAACCGATTTTTCGAATTAGATTCTATTAAAGAGCTGATAAAAGTTATTTGA
- a CDS encoding carbohydrate kinase family protein produces MRKIIGIGETILDIIFKNNQPTKALPGGSVFNAMVSLGRLQIPVNFISELGQDYVGEIALSFMRENNISTDYIDIFCDGKSPVSLAFLNDENDARYMFYTQYPTQRLNVVWPRIDADDILILGSFYAVNPALRSRIVEFLDYARTRKAIIYYDPNFRKSHSHEAMKVMPSILENLEYADIVRGSDEDFETLFHQNDSNKIYKDHIKFYCPNFIHTHGQRGVDMFVPAGNRHFDAREAKVISTIGAGDNFNAGILYGLLKNNVTLDQLYDLSIDIWTQIINCALDFSTEVCTSYDNYISLTFAKRLLEENR; encoded by the coding sequence ATGCGTAAAATTATAGGGATCGGAGAAACCATTCTCGATATCATCTTTAAAAACAATCAACCAACCAAAGCTTTACCGGGAGGTTCGGTATTCAACGCAATGGTATCCTTAGGCAGGTTGCAAATACCTGTAAATTTTATTTCGGAACTCGGTCAGGATTATGTCGGAGAAATTGCTCTTTCTTTTATGCGCGAAAACAACATTTCTACCGATTATATCGATATTTTCTGCGATGGAAAATCTCCAGTTTCCCTCGCTTTCCTAAATGACGAAAACGATGCTCGGTATATGTTTTACACTCAATACCCGACTCAACGACTCAACGTGGTCTGGCCCCGTATCGATGCCGATGATATCCTGATTTTAGGTTCGTTTTACGCTGTCAATCCCGCACTAAGGAGTCGTATCGTAGAATTTCTCGATTACGCACGCACCCGTAAAGCGATTATTTATTATGATCCCAATTTTAGAAAATCACACTCCCATGAGGCCATGAAAGTAATGCCTTCTATTTTAGAGAATTTAGAATATGCAGACATTGTCAGAGGTTCTGACGAAGATTTCGAAACCCTTTTCCACCAAAACGACAGTAATAAAATTTACAAAGACCACATTAAGTTTTATTGTCCTAATTTTATTCATACTCACGGACAAAGAGGAGTAGATATGTTCGTTCCTGCCGGCAATCGCCACTTCGATGCCCGAGAAGCCAAAGTGATAAGTACTATCGGAGCCGGAGATAACTTCAATGCAGGAATATTATACGGACTACTTAAAAATAATGTAACTCTCGACCAATTATACGACCTTTCCATCGATATATGGACACAAATAATAAACTGCGCTCTCGATTTCTCTACCGAGGTATGTACATCATACGACAACTATATTTCATTAACATTTGCCAAACGACTACTCGAAGAAAACAGATAA
- a CDS encoding SIS domain-containing protein: MTIQENIQSILKREAEAILNLPVSDAYEKAVSLIVEKIHTQKGKLVTSGMGKAGQIAMNIATTFCSTGIPSVFLHPSEAQHGDLGVLQENDLMLVISNSGKTREILELLTLTKRLYPDMKFIVITGNNNSELAKQADACLYTGSPEEVCPLRLTPTTSTTMMTVIGDILVVNTMLATGFDCKQYALRHHGGYLGQLSRQQSNND, translated from the coding sequence ATGACAATACAGGAAAATATCCAGTCGATATTGAAACGCGAAGCAGAAGCGATCTTGAATCTTCCCGTTTCGGATGCTTATGAAAAAGCTGTTTCGCTCATTGTAGAGAAAATACATACACAAAAAGGAAAACTGGTTACAAGCGGTATGGGAAAAGCCGGCCAGATTGCGATGAATATAGCTACGACATTTTGTTCAACTGGTATTCCATCCGTCTTTTTACATCCGAGTGAAGCCCAGCACGGCGACTTGGGTGTACTACAGGAAAACGACTTAATGCTGGTAATCTCCAATTCGGGAAAAACACGAGAAATACTCGAATTACTGACATTAACAAAACGATTGTATCCCGATATGAAATTTATCGTTATTACCGGAAACAACAATAGTGAACTTGCAAAACAGGCCGACGCTTGTCTTTATACCGGTTCACCCGAAGAAGTATGTCCACTGAGGCTCACTCCTACTACCTCTACGACGATGATGACTGTTATCGGAGATATACTGGTGGTTAACACGATGCTGGCTACTGGATTCGACTGTAAACAATACGCATTACGACATCACGGCGGATATTTGGGACAACTATCCCGTCAACAAAGCAATAACGATTAA
- a CDS encoding TIGR00730 family Rossman fold protein: MIHTIGLFCSSENEIDTIYFDEAVSLGRFIGENKLRLIYGGANVGLMEETARNVKLYGGYMTGVITEKISGWGKKSKLPDRMIQVKTLAERKQIMTELADIFIALPGGFGTLDEIFDVIASAHLGYHSKKILFCNTNGFYDKLIEQIEYSYHSGFAKNSYRDHYHVASNITECIKIIKKTNKEI; encoded by the coding sequence ATGATTCACACGATTGGCCTTTTTTGTTCTTCGGAAAACGAAATCGATACCATTTATTTCGATGAAGCCGTTTCATTGGGGCGATTTATCGGGGAAAATAAATTACGTCTGATATATGGCGGGGCAAATGTAGGTCTCATGGAAGAAACGGCCCGGAATGTAAAACTCTACGGCGGCTATATGACAGGGGTTATTACCGAAAAAATATCGGGATGGGGGAAAAAGAGCAAATTGCCCGATCGCATGATACAGGTAAAAACTTTAGCCGAACGTAAACAGATTATGACCGAACTGGCCGATATATTTATTGCTTTACCCGGGGGATTCGGTACTCTGGATGAAATTTTCGACGTAATTGCTTCGGCTCATTTAGGATACCATTCAAAAAAAATATTATTTTGCAATACCAATGGCTTTTATGATAAATTGATTGAACAGATTGAATATTCATATCATTCGGGCTTTGCAAAAAACTCCTATCGCGACCATTATCATGTGGCAAGCAATATTACCGAATGCATAAAAATTATAAAGAAAACAAACAAAGAAATTTAA
- a CDS encoding 2-oxoacid:ferredoxin oxidoreductase subunit beta, with translation MDNNMTYTAKDFKSDQYVRWCPGCGDHAIVSTLQKAMAELGVAPHMTAVISGIGCSSRLPYYMNTYGFHTIHGRAAAIATGVKVANPELTVWQISGDGDGLAIGGNHFIHAVRRNVDLNILLLNNKIYGLTKGQYSPTSDRGAITKSSPYGTVEDPFIPAELVFGARGNFFARSIDVDLATTKEVLVEAAKHKGTSVVEVLQNCVIFNDKIHNYIADREFRAERTIHLKQGEKMLFGQNNNKGLILDGFDLKAVTIGENGITLDDILIHDATTPDNFLHQRLAMMNGKELPMAVGVIRSTKSPVYDREVETQIASVRSEKKVNNLRELLLKGETWEVK, from the coding sequence ATGGACAATAACATGACATACACAGCTAAAGATTTTAAGAGTGATCAATATGTGCGTTGGTGCCCCGGCTGTGGCGACCATGCTATTGTAAGTACTTTACAGAAAGCAATGGCCGAATTAGGTGTCGCGCCGCATATGACTGCGGTAATCTCAGGTATCGGTTGTTCTTCCCGTTTGCCCTATTATATGAATACATACGGCTTTCATACCATACACGGACGTGCTGCGGCTATCGCTACCGGAGTAAAAGTAGCCAATCCCGAACTTACAGTATGGCAGATCAGCGGCGACGGTGACGGACTGGCTATCGGAGGAAATCATTTTATTCATGCCGTACGTAGAAATGTAGATCTTAATATTTTATTATTAAACAATAAAATATATGGCCTCACCAAAGGACAGTATTCTCCCACTTCCGACCGTGGAGCTATTACGAAATCATCTCCTTACGGCACAGTAGAAGATCCTTTTATCCCGGCAGAACTCGTATTCGGGGCACGAGGAAATTTTTTCGCCCGCTCTATCGATGTAGACCTGGCTACGACAAAAGAAGTTTTGGTTGAAGCCGCAAAACATAAAGGAACATCCGTAGTAGAAGTATTACAGAATTGCGTTATTTTTAATGACAAGATTCATAATTATATTGCTGACAGAGAATTTCGTGCCGAACGTACTATTCATCTGAAACAAGGTGAAAAAATGCTTTTCGGACAAAATAATAACAAGGGGTTAATCCTCGACGGCTTCGACCTGAAAGCCGTTACAATAGGCGAAAATGGGATAACACTGGATGATATACTCATACATGACGCAACTACTCCAGATAATTTTCTGCATCAGCGGCTTGCAATGATGAACGGCAAAGAACTTCCTATGGCCGTTGGCGTTATACGATCTACCAAATCTCCGGTATATGACCGGGAAGTAGAGACACAAATCGCTTCGGTACGCTCAGAGAAAAAAGTAAACAATCTCCGCGAATTACTCTTGAAAGGTGAAACCTGGGAAGTAAAATAA
- a CDS encoding GDSL-type esterase/lipase family protein: MKHIFLTLIAWLVVMGIEAAHPIEFNIVFIGNSITQGVQIENPDKQAPPPQATRLLNERGFIVKSVNCGVSGATTYNFLPGQGHLFSPVIQAADHFYATGKPLVFSVMLGTNDSAVAGTTGAPVSPDQYYKNMEVIIDSLLSRYSNSTIIIHRPIWYSPNTHNGSIYLSEGLARLKTYTPKLKALEAAHPGRVFVGDKKAYSYFKKNHLKYLIPENGNSGVFYLHPNAEGAEKLGDFWAKAIAKRMNEELKK, translated from the coding sequence ATGAAACACATTTTTCTTACACTTATTGCATGGTTAGTCGTTATGGGGATTGAGGCAGCTCACCCGATAGAGTTTAATATTGTATTTATCGGTAATAGTATCACTCAAGGAGTTCAGATTGAAAATCCCGATAAACAGGCGCCTCCTCCTCAAGCAACCAGATTGTTGAATGAACGTGGTTTTATCGTAAAGTCGGTAAATTGTGGTGTAAGTGGGGCGACAACGTATAATTTTCTTCCGGGTCAGGGGCATTTATTCTCTCCTGTGATTCAGGCAGCCGATCATTTTTATGCTACAGGAAAACCGCTTGTGTTTTCGGTTATGCTGGGGACTAATGACAGTGCCGTTGCAGGTACGACGGGAGCGCCGGTTTCACCCGATCAGTACTATAAAAACATGGAAGTTATTATCGATAGTTTATTATCTCGGTATTCTAATTCCACGATTATCATACACCGTCCTATATGGTATAGTCCCAATACGCATAACGGTTCTATCTATTTGTCCGAAGGATTGGCGCGTTTGAAAACGTATACTCCGAAGTTGAAAGCTCTTGAAGCGGCACATCCGGGACGAGTGTTTGTCGGCGATAAGAAAGCATATTCCTATTTTAAAAAGAATCATTTAAAATACCTGATTCCGGAAAACGGTAATTCGGGTGTTTTTTATTTGCATCCCAATGCGGAAGGTGCGGAAAAATTAGGTGATTTTTGGGCAAAAGCTATTGCAAAACGTATGAATGAGGAATTAAAAAAATAA
- a CDS encoding tyrosine-protein phosphatase, giving the protein MHNYIVFLLFLTFVSCRSTPPEIEVVCESDENFEYILKWDVYPQTEGNVKIYTSVNPDKFDIQSPPLAECPISDGSVRVTAGKNMMRHYFLLCFDHKYDKIVGIRAPKLNYIQNFRDLGGYETQQKKYIRWGKIFRSGSLDSLDYLSSRRLNLMGIRTLIDFRTTDKFRTPPGSIQLENVINLPVNTPCSYVIRDKVHNNELRRGDAIIYMQDFYMEISQHSKSAFRSMFNQLLVEDNYPVVLSSRYGKDQVGFAVALILCALDVPKQQIIDDYLLSNDLVDKRVCDIDPTNLSYDVQEAITIFMSADQRFLSYTLEKLRKEYGSINKYLEQELGLTPEKRHKLQHILLYN; this is encoded by the coding sequence ATGCATAATTACATCGTATTTTTGTTGTTCCTGACTTTTGTTTCCTGCAGATCTACTCCACCCGAAATAGAAGTAGTCTGTGAATCAGATGAAAATTTTGAGTATATCCTTAAATGGGATGTTTATCCTCAGACAGAAGGAAATGTAAAAATCTATACTTCTGTAAATCCCGACAAATTCGATATTCAATCTCCTCCATTGGCTGAATGCCCTATTTCCGACGGATCGGTACGGGTAACCGCCGGAAAAAACATGATGCGACATTACTTTCTTTTGTGTTTCGATCACAAATATGACAAAATTGTGGGAATTCGCGCCCCTAAACTAAACTACATACAAAATTTTAGGGATTTAGGAGGATATGAAACCCAGCAAAAAAAATATATCCGCTGGGGTAAAATTTTCCGTTCGGGAAGCCTCGATTCCCTCGATTATCTGAGTTCCCGCAGATTAAACCTGATGGGAATACGCACCCTAATCGATTTTAGGACAACCGATAAATTCAGAACCCCTCCCGGTAGCATTCAGCTCGAGAATGTTATCAACCTTCCCGTTAACACACCCTGTAGTTATGTTATACGGGATAAAGTACACAATAACGAACTCAGAAGAGGAGATGCAATCATCTATATGCAAGATTTTTATATGGAAATCAGCCAACATTCAAAAAGCGCTTTTCGATCTATGTTTAATCAACTGCTCGTAGAAGACAATTATCCGGTTGTTCTCAGCTCGAGATACGGAAAAGATCAGGTAGGTTTTGCCGTTGCTCTTATACTTTGCGCACTCGATGTTCCCAAACAACAGATCATTGATGATTACCTACTATCTAACGATCTTGTCGATAAACGCGTATGCGATATAGATCCCACAAATCTTTCCTATGACGTTCAGGAAGCGATTACTATATTTATGTCGGCCGATCAGCGTTTTTTATCCTATACTCTCGAAAAATTGAGAAAAGAATATGGCAGCATAAACAAATATCTTGAACAAGAGCTGGGATTAACACCCGAAAAACGCCACAAACTTCAACATATATTATTGTACAACTAA
- a CDS encoding M16 family metallopeptidase gives MEKYDTYTLANGLRIVCLPTDSSVSYCGFAVNTGTRDERPDEAGIAHFTEHMIFKGTRHRKSWHILNRMENVGGELNAYTAKEETLIYSVFMKEHLERAVELLSDLVRNSIFPKNEIDREVEVIIDEINSYRDNPAELIYDEFEDLLFSGHPLGHNILGDEKTLSGFNSEVGRDFLLRNYHPGNMVFFYMGSSPEKKVISFVEKYMGDAVAISSIQERTAPGEYIPFLHTEGKETFQAHALIGTRAFDMFDKRRTALYLLNNLLGGPGMNSRLNVSLREKRGYVYTVESSLTSFTDTGVFTIYFGTDPKNIDCCLKLVYKELKRLRDVSLTTSQLSLAKKQLCGQLGVGTDNKESMALGLGKSFLHFNRYDTLSEFYHRIEEVTSRDLLEVANEIFDEKRLSTLIYH, from the coding sequence ATGGAAAAATATGATACATATACTCTTGCAAACGGTCTGCGAATCGTCTGTTTGCCTACGGATTCTTCGGTTTCGTATTGTGGGTTCGCTGTAAATACCGGCACCAGAGACGAGCGTCCCGATGAAGCTGGAATAGCGCATTTTACCGAACATATGATTTTTAAGGGAACGAGGCATCGTAAATCCTGGCACATACTCAATCGTATGGAAAATGTAGGAGGTGAATTAAATGCGTACACAGCAAAAGAAGAAACCCTGATTTATTCGGTATTTATGAAAGAACATCTCGAAAGAGCTGTCGAATTGTTATCTGATTTGGTTCGTAATTCTATTTTTCCTAAAAATGAAATCGATCGTGAAGTAGAAGTAATTATAGATGAGATAAATTCGTATAGGGATAATCCGGCTGAACTGATATATGATGAATTCGAAGATTTGCTTTTTTCCGGACACCCTTTGGGTCATAATATTTTAGGAGATGAAAAAACTCTATCGGGTTTCAATTCTGAGGTGGGACGTGATTTCCTTCTTAGAAATTATCATCCCGGTAATATGGTATTTTTTTATATGGGTAGTTCTCCTGAAAAGAAAGTAATTTCGTTTGTCGAAAAATACATGGGTGATGCTGTTGCAATATCGAGTATTCAGGAAAGGACGGCTCCTGGAGAGTATATCCCGTTTTTGCATACCGAGGGTAAAGAAACTTTTCAGGCTCATGCGCTTATCGGTACGCGAGCTTTCGATATGTTCGATAAGAGACGTACAGCTTTGTACCTTTTGAATAATTTATTGGGAGGGCCTGGTATGAATAGTCGGCTCAATGTTTCGTTACGGGAAAAAAGAGGTTATGTATATACGGTAGAATCATCTTTGACTTCTTTTACCGATACGGGAGTGTTTACGATTTATTTTGGTACCGATCCGAAAAATATCGACTGTTGTCTGAAGTTGGTATATAAAGAATTAAAGCGATTACGGGACGTATCGTTGACCACATCGCAATTATCTTTAGCAAAGAAACAATTATGTGGCCAATTAGGGGTAGGTACCGATAATAAAGAGAGCATGGCATTGGGGCTTGGAAAATCTTTTTTACATTTTAATCGTTACGATACTTTGTCCGAATTTTATCATCGTATCGAAGAGGTCACTTCTCGGGATTTATTGGAGGTAGCTAATGAAATTTTCGATGAAAAGAGACTTTCTACTCTTATTTACCATTAA
- a CDS encoding DEAD/DEAH box helicase has translation MKTFEELGIKPEILKAITEMGYENPMPVQEQVIPQLLGENTDMVALAQTGTGKTAAFGLPVIQKIDLKYNQPQALILSPTRELCLQIASDLTDYSKYVNGLKILPVYGGSSIESQIKSLKKGVHIVVATPGRLLDLMNRKMVKLENVNTVIMDEADEMLNMGFSDSINAILAEVPETRSMLLFSATMPAEIARISKKYMHNPQEIVVGSKNEGAANVKHVYYMVHAKDKYLALKRIADYYPNIYGIIFCRTRRETQEIADQLIQDGYNADSLHGELSQAQRDAVMQKFRVKNLQLLVATDVAARGLDVDNLTHVINYGLPEDIETYTHRSGRTGRAGKTGTSIAIIHVKEKGRMRDIERIIGKKFEKGRIPTGEQICEKQLFNLVDKIEKVKVNEEEIAGYLPSIYRKLEWLSNEDLIKRVVSLEFNRLLDYYADAKELDIPDEKGRGEKTGKNDFNDRTKRSRKAEAGYTRLFINLGKTDGLYPNTLIELINNNVRGRANIGKIDLLTNFSFFEVEDDDVRNVLSGLNNTDFSGRRVSVEVASENGSSHENGRGRKRGNGDYKGGKRAFTNRDNDKRANRRKSEQKRRK, from the coding sequence ATGAAAACATTTGAAGAATTAGGAATAAAGCCGGAAATTCTGAAAGCGATAACCGAGATGGGTTATGAAAATCCGATGCCGGTACAAGAACAAGTTATTCCGCAATTATTGGGTGAAAACACCGATATGGTGGCATTAGCCCAAACAGGTACAGGGAAAACAGCCGCTTTCGGTTTGCCCGTTATCCAGAAAATAGACCTGAAGTACAACCAACCTCAAGCTCTGATTTTAAGTCCGACCCGCGAATTATGTCTTCAGATCGCCAGCGATCTTACCGACTATTCGAAATATGTCAACGGCCTGAAAATTCTTCCGGTATACGGAGGGTCGAGTATCGAAAGTCAGATAAAATCGCTAAAAAAAGGTGTACACATCGTCGTGGCTACACCAGGACGTTTACTCGATTTGATGAACCGCAAAATGGTGAAACTCGAAAACGTTAACACCGTGATTATGGATGAAGCCGACGAAATGCTGAACATGGGTTTTTCGGACAGCATTAACGCTATTCTCGCCGAAGTTCCCGAAACACGCAGTATGCTGCTCTTTTCGGCCACTATGCCTGCCGAAATAGCACGTATTTCAAAAAAATACATGCATAATCCTCAAGAAATTGTAGTAGGTAGCAAAAATGAAGGGGCTGCAAACGTAAAACACGTGTACTATATGGTACACGCAAAAGACAAATATCTCGCACTGAAACGTATCGCCGATTATTATCCTAATATTTACGGGATAATTTTTTGCCGTACCCGACGTGAAACACAGGAAATCGCAGATCAACTGATACAAGACGGCTACAATGCCGACTCACTACACGGAGAACTTTCCCAAGCACAACGAGATGCGGTAATGCAAAAATTCCGCGTTAAAAACCTGCAATTACTGGTTGCAACCGATGTAGCGGCTCGAGGTCTCGATGTGGATAATCTAACTCATGTCATCAATTACGGTTTACCGGAAGATATAGAAACCTACACACACCGTAGCGGCCGTACAGGACGCGCAGGTAAAACCGGAACTTCTATCGCGATCATACACGTAAAGGAAAAAGGACGTATGCGCGATATCGAGCGTATTATCGGCAAAAAGTTTGAAAAAGGACGCATCCCGACCGGAGAACAGATATGCGAAAAACAACTTTTTAATCTGGTTGATAAAATCGAAAAAGTAAAAGTTAATGAAGAAGAGATAGCCGGTTATCTCCCCTCAATATACCGTAAACTGGAATGGTTAAGTAACGAAGACTTAATAAAACGGGTCGTATCTTTGGAATTCAACCGGTTGCTCGATTACTATGCCGACGCTAAAGAACTGGATATCCCCGACGAAAAAGGTCGTGGTGAAAAAACAGGTAAAAACGACTTCAACGATCGGACAAAAAGAAGCCGGAAAGCGGAAGCGGGTTATACCCGATTGTTTATTAACTTAGGAAAAACCGACGGTTTATATCCCAATACCCTAATCGAATTAATTAACAATAACGTAAGGGGCAGAGCTAATATCGGTAAAATCGACCTTCTGACAAATTTCTCATTTTTCGAAGTAGAAGACGACGATGTAAGAAACGTTCTTTCCGGATTAAACAACACCGACTTTTCCGGTAGAAGGGTTTCAGTTGAAGTCGCATCTGAGAACGGTTCTTCGCATGAAAACGGACGAGGGAGAAAACGGGGAAATGGAGATTATAAAGGAGGAAAAAGAGCCTTCACCAACCGCGATAACGATAAACGCGCGAATCGCAGAAAATCGGAACAAAAACGCAGGAAATAA